atcaatctccctcactcgatcctcttctttcttatctaggacttttgccattgtcgatatgctaaaatatctCGCCTGAATACATGTGCCTTTCCGATGTTACAAATGCGtatcgtcaaacagtgtgtacgGTCGGTGAACGGTGATTGCAAGCCACGCATGTAGAGCATGTGTACTTGTGTTTATGCACTGCACGcgatgggatttcccgaaaattctaccgcaaataagtcgaacgttgtcgcaaaagtgaatgttaattacgacatgtcgaaagactcgagtgtgttaacccggagcccaccaagaatcaagacgttataaggtgaccacagatcgttaaccataaccccccccctcccgaaaatttctcaacggatttacaacgatctcaaaaacaatcattttggtctgaaaaagtcagaaatccgccgatcggcggaaaattctcatccctgatattAGACCGCTAACTGACAATATTGCATAAAGAAAGTTTCAGTGTAGTACacacaccccaaaaaaaaaagggttattcattttatttatttacttatatatatatatataaaaaaacccacaaccctTCAGAGAAACCATTTTACTGAGGCAGCTTTTTCAAGGACTGTGCTACAAATTAATCTTAATggctaaaagtttgtggacacctgaccatcaaacCCACATGTGAGCCTTCCTCAGACTGTTGCACACAATTGTATGGAAATGCCTTTGTattgctgtagcattacagtttcctttcactggaactaaagggcTGAAACATGCTGCAGCAGAAATCTCATTAGAACAGTAGCTGCACAACAGCAAGCAGCACGTCATCCACTAATTGAGCATGTTTAaccttatattaaaattcattgcCTGTTCATTATAAAAACAGATACTGATGAAGAAATAggaaaaatataatgtattacagTGGATGAATCATTGCTATTATACCGTAACTTGTCTAATATCAATTTATCATACATGATAGCTACTTTTTTGTGCTTATAATGGCCTTAGAGCAGCTATAGATTCATGTCATGGTGTACCTTTAGGACCCCTACAATGGTTTAAGCTCAGGCATCTCCACAACCTGAAGGCCACCCTGATGGGAAGACCGTGCACAGACAGGAACCTGAACTCTGGATTGAATACAGGATCCTGGAGCTGTGATGTGGCACTCTCGTTAAATCTTCATCTttagctcaaattaaataactgccTACTTTATTTAGAATTTTTGAAAACTGGTGGTGCAGCAGGTAGCGCTGGTGACTCGCAGGGTCTGAGGTCTGATCCTGAGCTCTGGTTACTGTCCATTTGGCGTTTCCTATCCTGGGTGTGTTCCTccataaccctgaccaggataaaagcaGCTACTGATGAGAACAGTGAATAAATATTATTTGCAGTATTTTTCTGCCTTACATTAATGTTAAGTGGAAACGCCTTTCAGTTATGACCTAAAGACTACTAACGCTAAAACCAATCACTTCTCACATCTTATGAATTACCACatactttatatatttaaaaaaaaaaaaacaaccaaactaaGCTTGTTTAAATACACAGTATTAAAAGGAACTTTGACCAACTGTTTTCTAAAGGCTTAATTATTACTGTTAAACAAAAAATTCTTTTGacctccatttaaaaaaaaattataataaatgcATTTTACCAAGGGTGTCAATAATTCTGGCACTAGATAAGCGTGTGGACAGTTTAGCTCTCTTCCAGTACAAAGAGGGCAAGCAAGCTGCCATGCAACACAGGCCAGCAATAATTTCGTGTGTGTCGCGTGTTTACAGTGCACAAGTCCAGACAGACCAAATCATTAACCTCACATCTCAGGAAAGAAAAAGTtccaggaattaaaaaaaaattaactcaattttgaATGAAGTGGTTAATAGCCGTTTCAAAAATAAACCGCTTCCTGCATGTTGTGTGCCCAGATTTATTCACATCGGTATCCTTAAATTGCTGTACATAACTGACACTAAAGAAgctaaagactggagaccaacaaCCCCTTAAAAAGGCAGAGAACAGATTACAACATATCAcaagatttttagaatttcattttttattaattttggaaaaaaaaagcaaattaaaaaaaaaaaagccccccaaaaaacaataacaaaaagAAACGCTCAAAACCTGTTCTTTAAGTAACAGAAGGTGAGACATTTAAATAGGAAGGATTGGTTCCATGTAGACACTGGTGCTGAGTGTCGAATGGGGAAGTGTGTACAAGGAAATAATGGTGTTTCACTGCCTCTCACTGTGGGACTGACCAACACACAGGCCAAAGCTGCAGGCTGGAGACACGGACACCAGAGAAAAAGGCACTAATCCAGAAAGAACAATAACAAAAATTGttggaggagggaaaaaaaaaaaaaaaaaaaacttacataaAACAAAGGAATCAAAATTGCTGACACAAAGTGCTCGAAACACACAATACTAATGGAGAGaaggggaaaaacaaaacaaaacaagagtTACATCAGTAAAGCTGATCTCTACTATTCACATACAGACTCTATGGTTTCGCATACTGGTATTATTGGTGCCAGTTTTGGGACTGGCGAAATACATCATAATGAAAGATCAATCTtctgtttaaaatgtgtatacaCGCCTAGTGCATATTGTATCATGTGTATGCATACATGGTCATGACACTGTAAATAGATGCGCCTCTGAAATCTTGAGCAAGTGTGTGGTTCAGGACAGTGACCTTACTTCCCTCATGCTCATTTCTAAGGTCTAAAGTCAGCTACATTCACGGCCCGGGGTGGAGTGGGGGGGGGATGGGTTGCAGTAAATACCTTGGCTTTGAATGGTGGCTGGCCTCACAACAATTTCACATTAGACAAACTCCTGCAGGATAAAATGGCTCTTACCTGCACGTCACTGAAAGAGTCCTGATAAACAGTTACGTTTAAGAAGATGCAGCTCCAACGCTaacttttcttttctccaaacggaCTATGTGGCGAGTTAAATAGCATGCTGATGTATCTGAGAAATCAGATTATAATTCATCAAAAATTATACTGACGATTCAGCATGTCCCAGAGCTACTCCGCTTCGTCCAAAAACAACTGAACATAATTTACATCTGAACAAACAATGTGTGGAAAGATAAAAAGACAAAAACACAtacaaatatataatatatatcttCTTAAAAATGGATTCTCTCTCTATGTATATTTTCATGGCCAAAAACTGATGTAAAAAGTTCTTGTGCCTGTTATTTCAGACTTTAACTTGTAATtagcatcagatttttttttaaatgacatctATCtaatgtgtggtgttttttttttttttttccttttgttaaaCATAAAATGGCCTCAAGATTTCCTGTTACAATGCCATTAAAACATGCAGCCAAAACTTAATGAAAGGAAAAATGCACTTCAATGAAAAGGTATTGAAAAAGAGAAGATGGGGAGGCAGACGGAGCAGGGGAAATCTACACAGAGGATTGTTTTGGTGTTAATTTGCGTGGTGTTGCACTAAGCTTGAGCTCATTAGACCCTGGCTGCAAGCGTTCATACATAGTGATGCAATCAATAATTCTCAGGAATCAGCAGTGATTTTTGCCCGTACGTCACTGGAGAAATGAAACACTTTactaaacctttttttttccctccatttttttcagtttccatTTTTCTCTTTTCACTCTGCAAAACACAGGGTGTTGAGGCAGAGGGGGACATTTAGGCTTATTTGAGGAggggcgttgtgtgtgtgtgtgtgtttggaaaaaaagggacctatacttttattgtttacatgttcCGATTGACAGGTGTGACGTAATTGCGCGGGAACATGCCTGTCTGGCTATGGCATGCACCCTTCCACCAGTTAGGATCCGAGTTGTCCAGGACCTGGATGAAGTCACCGCGACGGAAGCCCAGCTCTCCATCCTCCTGAGGGTCAAAGTCAAATAGGGCCTGCACATATGAGGGGTGCTGCACAAACAACAAAAGAAATACAGGAGTTATAATGACAGGAAGCCTTGAATACACCAAATCACATCTAACTGTCGAGAATACATGTTTCATCTGAATTCGGCTGTAAAAGCTCTGGATGCTAAGCATTCTGGTAGCTCCTAAATACAGACAAGTCATTCAGCTCAATCATGCGACTTAAGGTTCTTTCTGACTGACCTGATGCACCTGCTCGATGTCACGTAGAAAGATCTGTTGGTTTCGAGAGACTGAAGTGGAGCGGTGGTAATCCACCAGCTCGTTGAGGGAGTTGAATTTTACAACCCACAAAAAGTACTTTCCTGCTCCATCGCGCAACACCTTGAAATGCTGCACATCATTGCCGAACctgcacgaacacacacacagacagacagacagagagagagagagggacaagtGAGCCATAGTCCAAAGTTTTTAAACCAGCATATGGATGACTGCCATCAATAAATCTAGTCACATTTTACATTTGTCCCGATCAGTGTGGACTGGCTGTAGTTTTGAATTTGCGTTACATAGTTGCTGCACATTACAAATATTTATTGAAGGAGAATTCTATTACAAGTCAGCTTTAACTAAATGGGTTTTCCATTCTTTTCATAGTAACGTCAAAATATTATTGTTGCTAATCACGCAAATGTTACTGATCCAGTGAATGGAAGAGACTGAAAAAAACATGATGTTTCTTTAGATAGGAGGTACACGTCAACCTTATCTTCAACACTCCATTGACGGTGCCGTAACATAATCAAGTAATAAAATGTATTCAAATGGTGGACTGTGGAATGACCTTATCCTGGAACACAGACATAAaaccagactctctctctctcttctcccagtCAGTCACGTGAGGCAGTGGAATAAATGAGGTAATTACACTGATAAGAGTTGCTTTGCATGTGAAACTGCACATCAAAGCCAAGAACAACTGAAGCAGTGACAGACCATACAGAATCCGACAGCACGCACACACGCAGATGAAACCGAGGTAGATTAAAGACGAGACTGCAAGCTGGGCTGTGGGTAAAGGGCAGCTGGGAGAACTGACCACTAGAGGTCAGCTAAAGGCCTACAGTCCTTCTGTACAGTAGCAGTcacaagtttggacacccctacatcACCCCTACACAGTTTTTccggtattttgactattttctacattgtagaacaatactgaagacatcaacactatgaaataacatatggaacatatggatgtgtgtggtttaaaaaaaaaaaaaaaacgtttcatATTTTTTCCAAAGTAGCCAGAgtttagcctaggtcacaaccggacgtatgactttttggccgtgcgatttttggcgtttcccaaatcgctgcattttttttgttcgtggagaaagacgcacgttggctgcaagtttgtct
This genomic interval from Neoarius graeffei isolate fNeoGra1 chromosome 20, fNeoGra1.pri, whole genome shotgun sequence contains the following:
- the grb2b gene encoding growth factor receptor-bound protein 2b isoform X1, with the translated sequence MEAIAKYDFNATADDELSFKRGEILKVLNEECDQNWYKAELNGKDGFIPKNYIEMKAHPWFFGRIPRARAEELLNKQRHDGAFLIRESESAPGDFSLSVKFGNDVQHFKVLRDGAGKYFLWVVKFNSLNELVDYHRSTSVSRNQQIFLRDIEQVHQHPSYVQALFDFDPQEDGELGFRRGDFIQVLDNSDPNWWKGACHSQTGMFPRNYVTPVNRNM
- the grb2b gene encoding growth factor receptor-bound protein 2b isoform X2; amino-acid sequence: MSVLNEECDQNWYKAELNGKDGFIPKNYIEMKAHPWFFGRIPRARAEELLNKQRHDGAFLIRESESAPGDFSLSVKFGNDVQHFKVLRDGAGKYFLWVVKFNSLNELVDYHRSTSVSRNQQIFLRDIEQVHQHPSYVQALFDFDPQEDGELGFRRGDFIQVLDNSDPNWWKGACHSQTGMFPRNYVTPVNRNM